The sequence TTCCGGTCGAGACCGACGCCGACGGCCACGTGCGCTTCGAGGACGAAgtcgaggcgggcgcagggcagggcggaggcgcagcgggggTGGGCTTCGGCTTCAACAAGGGCCGGGACCTCTTCTCTGTGGGGCAGACGTTTGTGGAGGTCACCAAGAACGTCGAGGGGAATGTGAAAGTCAAGAAACTCATGGGCGTTATGTACGTTCCTCTCGTCAAGCAGAGCAAGCCGCACAAATAGGCGGATGCAGCAGCGTCAGCCCTCGGCCGCTGGGGCGCGCTCTCCATTTAGGAGGCCGCCCCGTCCGTTTGGGAGGCGTGACCTCTGGAGGGACCTGTGGGCTGGCGAGTGGCTCGCGGTGCCTGTATCGTATCTTCAGCAGGCGTGTTGTTCTGTGCACTGCGAACCGTGCAGCAGTttcagacgcggcgcgcgggcgagaggaggtgcggagggggaggggcgggcACTCGATGATGCTCGGAGTGTGTAAGCGAAGTCGTATCGAGCCGCGCGTAAGGGAGTGTCGAGAAAAGCGCCTGGAGGATTCTGGCAGCGTCGCGAGGTTTCGCAGTGTCTTTCGTCACACAGAAGTCAGGCGACCTCTTCAGGGGCATTGCAGGAATCGCTGGACGGCTGcgtgcgctcgcggcggagagtgGGTTTGAGTGCTTCTCAGCAGAGCCATGTGAACGCGCTAAGGCTCGGCGTTGGgagacgggcggcgcgcagggtgAGCTCCGGCGTCCTTCTTTCCTGCGTTTTCGTGCGTTCACTTTTGCCGGTCGCAGCCTCTCGTGCGTCGTGCGGCCTGCGTGCGAgacgcgacgaaggcgggcgTGGCATCGTCGCGTGGCCGTGTCTCGGTGTGTTGCCTCTGGGGCTGCTTTCTTCGTTTGGAAAATGGAGGCTCGAGACTGCGCGAGTAGTCAAACCGCTTTAAACCTTTTACGTGCACCTCACCCGCTTGCGCGTTTTTCACCAGCTCGAGATCCGAATCCAACTACGGTCTAGAGCTGATCGCATCTGCGGCTAGGCAATGGCATAGTGCTGTAAGCGGTGTGTCACAGCGGCTTGTCTATGCATGAGTTTTTGTAGACTGTCTCATGCCTGCATGCATGGGAACACGAATTTGACTGCTCCACTatcatataaatatatatttgtatacaGGTAAACATTATTTAGAAACGTCATCTGTCGATCGTCTCCTCTACGTGTCGGAGCTCGGTgtgctttctcttcgtcttgtGTGGCCAATCATTTGCACGGATGTGGCATAGGGTTGGTTTTCTAGTGTGGAGAGTCTCGTATGATACGGCAGCTCGTTCGTCGGGAGTAATGACACATCCCTGTGCATCGACTATGAAACGCGACTCTCACACGAAAAGTGGGGTAGCACTGAAGAATTATGTAAGCTTGCGCTAATGTGTGAGGCTGTAATTAAGCCGAGCAGGCGGGCGCAGTAAAGCGAAATTTCTGGTTTTTACCTGTGGCCAGCAGCGCTGGACGACAGGTGAGAGGTCCGGTACCCACCCCAAGGTTAACTCGTGTGCTGTGCTGCGTAGTTAAACTGTCGGGACCGAGTCGTGTTCGAGTCTCTCCTGGATCTACTCAAAAACGCTAGCTTGCTGCACACAGTGACAGCGTGGTCCGGGATAAACTAGCCCATCATACCTCCTTGAAATGCGCGGGAAGCGAAAGAAACTGGTCGTTCCCTCTACGCCCGTCTCGCTGAAAAACTCTCAACGAACAGTGCCCTCTCAGGAGGAAGATCACGCGAGATAGAACGAATAATGTCCTGGCTAGTAGGAAGTGGGCTGCAACATACGGGCCCTTCAGTCTCTTACAGCCTGGAGTGtgtccaactcgtagtatatgCTCTCGAGAAAATGCTAAACACCTGGTGTCTTGCGACATGCAGTTTCAAGATAGTTGCGGTTTTCAACAGCATAGTACGCTATGAAGAGCCGCCCCTGGTCGTATGACTGCTGAATTTGCAAAGCGAAATCCACCGATTCGGGTGTATCTACGGTGCCCCCGTGGCGAGTCCACCGGCATTTCGCCTCGTCCGCTCTCCGAACACGATGACTCGTTTCCTCTAAGTGTATGTTCCCTACTCGAGTTtatcctcttcgtcgcctaCGGTCGTTCGTGTCGTTTTTCCGTCAATTGCATTCCAGCGGACTGACCCCGTCAGGTGTACGTACGCCTGCAGTCCTCGCAAACTTTTGCACTGGGGGTCAGCGTGCACTCTGAACGCTTCAGCTGGAGTGCGGCGTTGCTCAAAGCCTCGCACCTCCGGAGTGTTTTTCTCGCATGGATCATGCGTACTGCCTAGTCTTCGCATTAGCTGCTGCATCTAACCACTCAAAGAAGAGCCTGAGCCGCCGTAAGGCCGACTCGCAAAGCGTCTGCCCCAGACCTCGGCAGCACGAGGTAACGCCGATACGAAAGCTCCCGTTTCGAAGCCCTGATATGAGTGGTTGGTACTTCGCGTCTGCCCCTGGAGCGCGTTCACTTCGCTTTTGCCATCTTACTGTTAACCCCCTAAGTTGTCTCAGTCCGGCAGAGGTTGCCAGTTGGCCGCAAAGATGCGTAAGGCATTGAAGACTGCGAGGCTCCTCGACGCGATAAAAACGCAAGTAGTCTACTTCGGTTCGAAAAAAGCCAAGTACCTGCCCGCGTTTGGTAATGCATATGACTACATTCTGCTGCAAACGGACCTTTCCACCCCCAACAGTGTCGAGAGATGCGGAAACGATTTACAGTGAAGTCTGGTTCAAACCAGTTTCGAGATTCGAATTCACAGTGAGAGGAGCGTGCATTGCTTTTCCGCTCGAAAAAAACCTTCATTTCATATTCCTTGTTTCATCGTCAGCTTCACCTATGCTCACAGAATCCATGCCGGCGATCGTACGCTCCATGGGTACCAGTGTCGTTCTCGCGCAGGCACGCTCCTTTCGCAAATACACATTTATGGAATTCACGCAGATTCTCATATACACAGAAGACTCCAGAACGCCGAGAGGCTGGCGCACAAATTTGCTGCCTGACTTCTGCAATCTCTCCTTGCCATAAGCATCCATTGATCCATTCGCTGTGCGGAGATGTCTCGCGTCTCCACTTTTCGCCTGTTGCTTCAGAGTTAAACTTTTTCCTGCAAACACAAAGCCAGGACAAGACTTCTCTGGATCGGCTTACCTCCGGCGTGTCATCGGCTTCGATCCTACTGGAGTGCTGTTACCACTCTGGAAAAGCGTCTATTCTCTTCATCCTCGTGTGTGGCCGTGCTCGCTGTTCCGTTTCTAGTCTTCCTATTCGACGCTTCGATTTGGCAGGGTGTGTGTCAGCGGAAGTAGCTGTTCCAGCCTAGTCTATCGAACGATGGATGGTGACGCTTGCCTCCGGGCTTCGTCTCCAAGAttcgaggcgagcgccatTTTTAACAAACAGATTGAGTGGCACAGCAGCCAGCCCCGCTTTGCTTCacccgctgctgcgtcaCTCACTGAagtctctgcgcaggcgcgcgatcTCGCCGCACTCTCTTGTGTCCCGCCCTTTCGCGCGTGTACTCCTTCCGCTCGTGGAAGCGCGGCTTCTGTGTACGAACCTGGCTCTCAAattcgcggcgctgtcgcttcCGCACTCGCCGCGTCACCAGTTTTTTCGAACGTTGCCGCGGTTTCCCCTTGGTCGGCCCCTCCCCGGCCGCGGACCTCTTTGCGtagcgccgcgtgcgcctcctcccaTCCGGCTTCGAgttcgcgtcttccttcCCCCGCTTTGGCAGCGTCGCATCGCGCAGCCCTGCTCACTCAGCATTCTCCAGCCTGTTCtgcttcatcttcttccttctcctcgcccatctgcgtcgccggctcGGCGCTCAGAGCGTCAGCGCGCAAGCCGCGTCCTTCCTCCTGCAGGATGCTCAGCCGCCAAGCTTCCACGGTGGCATCGACGGCCGTCCTCAACACGCCGGATCCCTCTCCCGCTGTACACACACCCCCGTCCGCGATTCGCGGGCGAGAGTGCGACTCAGCGGAGTCGAAACGAGGCCTGTCTCGCGAAACGGCGCCCGCGATAACGGCAGCGAAGGAACCTGGAGGAGAACCAAGGCCGAAACGAGgggagaaagagacgagTTTGGGGGATGGAGCCGAACCTGCCTCGAAGGAGAGACACGAAAACAACccacgcgcgagaagcgactTCACGCAGGAAaaagacggcgaaggaggggCTAGGCAGTCGCAGCGGGGACGCAACTCGGCAGGTGAAAGGCGCCAGCGAAAATCATCGCCAgatctccgcctccgcgacgacgcgtaCACAAGAGATCGCTTCCGTGCACATGCCAACGAAAGATTACTTCATGTGAGCTCACGCCCCGCTCTCGAGCCGCGCTCCTGCGaaccctccgcggcggcatcgCTTGCTTCTCTTTTTCAGCTACAAAGTGttgtttcgcctctctccaaGCCTGCCCCCGCTCATCCGCACCCAGACTCCGCTTTCTCGTCGATGCACTCTTCGTCCCCAGCTGGCCAAGCAGTCTGCCGCTCCGCCTctttctcgccctctcttcctctctctcactctccctctccctctctcagCGCTTCAACGCAGCGTTTCTCGtctcgcagccgctgcgcgagtCTTCGGCCGGAAGCTGGCGCCGACGTAAGTACacctcgtcgctgcgcaggggacgccgctgcggcccAGCGCCCAAGCCCGCCGGCTAGCCGAAGCGTCACGACagcggaagcggaagacATCGACGAAACGCCAGCCTCCGCGACGAGGTGGAAGTTGAGCGGCTTGACCAACGAGCTTCATCAGAGTCGCCCTCCCCCCGTGGTGACTCTCCACGCGCGTGGACCGGTTTCAGCGTCACACAACCGAAAACGAAaaggcgcgctcgctgcgcggaATGCCTCGACGAGCCTGCCTCGTTCGTCTCCTCAGGGGAAACGGGCTAGCACCCTCAAGCCACACCCGCGGAATGAGACTCCGCAGACTCCGTCCTCCGCGATCTCCTgctccctttctctctcagAGACGACATctgccgcgcgtccgctACGCATCGACGCTCGAGCTTTAAAGGAAGCGACGCGTCCCCTCGCCGGAAGGGAGTCTGCAGCATCCGAGACGAATCTTCACTCTCCCGACTCGCGTGTGAAGCGGCTgggtttcctcttctctgcatgccAAACTCCCcgtccagcgcgcgcggcgccaggtgacccgtctgcgcctcgtttTCCTTCCTTACACGACGGGATCGGGCCCTGCGAtctcggcgcttcgcctcccgaACCGTCTCTGCCCCGCTTGCCTGGCAATTCTGCCAATGTCTTGCTTTCACGCCGGCCTCTTCCAAACGCGGAGTGTGGCGAGGCTGCGgtggacgccgccgccacttctctctctctcctggcTTCAGTGAGTCCGCGCGAAATgccttccttcttcgcagcgGCGTTCCCTCGAATTGCTGGGCGCGCaaccggcgaagaaggcggaaaaAGGGTGGCGACACCCGCGGGCGACGGTCGCGatgaagcggaggaagaagcagcgctCGCCAGCTTTTGCCTCGTTGCCTctgaaggagagagagataagACGCACGCTCTCGATGCGTTGAACTTTGCGCATTGCAAGCTGATGCCCTCTACTTCGCAGGCGGGAGAGGCACAACAGGGAATGAgccagaggagagaagaaaacgcaacCGACAcaagacgagaaggaggcaACAAATCCAAAGTCTgcgccgagggagaagagCCCAACCGCGAGAGGTGGAGGGGAGAGGAAAAGCAAGTGCTGCgccgagacgaaggagaTGTCTGGGATACGCCAAACGAGAAAAGGTTCGAgcaagaaaaagaaaggactcgcgcgcggcgtcacCCTCTGCCGCTTTTGATCTCGTTGAgtccgcgcagcagagggacAGTGAAGAGCGAGATGCGGAAGTGGCTCAGTgcgaagcagaagcggcgTGGAGAAGTGCCGCAGCGCGGaaacgcgaaggcgaaccaGAGTGAAAACGCCGAGCGCATGccggaagcggaagaagcgcgaaaGCGCGAACTCCTTGAACTCCTTGACGCGGAAACTCGAGACTTCACTAGCAACCAGCTGACGCAGTTTTACAGAGATAAACTCGGTGAGGGCGGGACACGGGAGTGCCTGCAAGGACGAGCCGGGAAGCAAACTTCACGCCGCCactgcagaagaaaacatatattatatatctatatacatatatatgtgattATGTGTATCTATTTTTCCGCCAAAGTGGAACGAAGCTGGCgcatctgtatatatatatatatatatatatgtatatatgtatcctAGAAAGTGTGGAAACACAGCTACGTAGGGAGATTTAGCTTGCGTGGAGGCCTGAAGATTGCATTTTTTCTCGTTTGCTTCTTCCTTTTCCCTCTAGCCTCATTCCGAGAGGAGCGGGAGAGCTGCATGGAGGAAGTGCGAAAGTGTCGGGTGGTGTACACCGAGGTCCAGTCTCTCCGCGAGAAACTGGTTTCGCAGGATGCTGAGGTAAAACGAGGCAACGAAAAAGTCATCTTCATGACATAAATTGCAAGCAAATAGGTTCCCAATCTACCAACATACGTCTGCGTCTACAGCTGCGACGCTGCCCTCACGCGAACAGACGTGTTGAACCTGTTCCTGAGTAGTCGGCAGATAAAGCGATACAGGCGCGCGGACATGGGCTTTGCTAGGAAGAGCGAGATCGTCACCATCTCCACTGCAGTGTTTTGCCTCCCTGCAGCTGCAGTtgaagcgagaaaaagcggcagaggcagagcGCATGCTTATCGAGGGGCGACGACTCAACCTCCAGCTTGCTCGACAGCTCGATGACTTGAAGAGTAAGTGCGTGTCTGTTTCGGTTCGAAAACAgtgttttcctctctttctttctctcgctcaGGTCGCAGACTTGCCCGTTTCTTTTCACTTTCACTCTGGATGGCGCGACGAAAAGCTTTCTGCACAGCcagagggaggggagaggcCTCGTGCGCGCGGACACGTTTCAGTACCGAGTctcatgcatatatgcacatgAACGGTGACATGCTTGTGCGCACATGCCTACAAGGATACTGTATACAGAACGCCTCACAAGCATATacacgtgtatatatagagatCCATGCACGCATGTACATCgtatacgtatatgcatacgtatatatatatatatatatatatatgcatccATATATACGCGTACATATGTTTATATAGGTGTGTATGCCTATGTGGGCAAGCAGGTCCTTGCTGGAGTAGATCTTTCGAGTCTTTCCTTTTGTCGCTCTCTGTCGCATTTTGCGGCAAAATTATTCTACCGAACGGCGCGCCATGCTGCGTGTCTTCCGCACTTATGGCTCGCCTTTCAGTTTGTGTAATTTTCTCCTGTTTGAAGCGGAATTCGAAACGTtcaggcggaaggcgcagctgctggtcAGCGTAGCGGAGCCTGCCGTGGAGGAGGTCCACTTGCGCCCCAACGAGCCTCCGTTGAGGCATTTCCATTTTCACACGCCCTCGAGGTGAACGTTATTTCAATTGTTCGCGAATTCTTGCCATGttttcgcgccgcgcgtaGTCCCGGAGTCCAGAGGAAACTAATTTCTGTGTTCGTCGCCGGCAAAAGGAGCTGTATCCCGCCTTCGCTGTGTATTGTGTGGTCCTGTCATTTCTGAGAAGCCTTCTGTTCGCTGGCGCCTTCATGTCGCCCTCAGCACAGCAGTTCCAGCTGCAGCCGGCTGTCGCTCGCGTAGGCATTCGTCAGCGAAACAATCTATTCGCTAAAATGTCTCACTCGCGTTGCTATCGCCAGCCAAGCACGCCCTTCTATGGGAATCCGCggatgcatatatacacgaAAATTCCACGGAGATAAACTATTATATGTGGATTTATGGTATGTGGGTTAtgggcctgcagaggcgaacaCGGGTGAACGGTGACCGCGCAAGATGTGTCCACGTTTTTCAGCGTGCTTACAAAATAAAAGGATTCGCATCATTTTACCTGTAGAGATTATTCGTCTCATTTTCAGTCTTCAGCGTGCCGTTTTCTTCACGCATTTTCACGCTGCGGTGTTTCGCTACTTTCGCTGCTCTgttccttctctgcagctctctGTCTGAACCTAAAAAACCAACGCGATCTTCTCCTTCGCTAgagtcgcctgcctccggggacgaagcgcgagacgcaccgcgccgaggaggcgaggctgaagaagcggcgccgccgtcgcgtacgcagaagggagaggaagccaagccgcggcggaaTGTGTCTCTTTCGCAGCAGTTGCCGTCGCCTTGCGCTGAGGCGCGTCCTTCAGCGGAGCCAGCTCAAACGACGCGGGCGATGAGGCAGCGCGTTTTAGGCGGAGGAAGTGCGGCGCGTGCAGAGGAAATCCGCGGCAGTCTGCGATGCCCGCacgagcgagggcgagtcGTGAAGGTGGTGAGGACGACGCGAATCCCTAAACCCCAAAAACAGACCTCTATTCAGAAGAAGGGTCCCGGGGCTAAGAGTGGGCAGGCGCTGGAAAACTGCGACGTAGAGAGGAAATCC is a genomic window of Besnoitia besnoiti strain Bb-Ger1 chromosome IV, whole genome shotgun sequence containing:
- a CDS encoding hypothetical protein (encoded by transcript BESB_055880); the protein is MDGDACLRASSPRFEASAIFNKQIEWHSSQPRFASPAAASLTEVSAQARDLAALSCVPPFRACTPSARGSAASVYEPGSQIRGAVASALAASPVFSNVAAVSPWSAPPRPRTSLRSAACASSHPASSSRLPSPALAASHRAALLTQHSPACSASSSSFSSPICVAGSALRASARKPRPSSCRMLSRQASTVASTAVLNTPDPSPAVHTPPSAIRGRECDSAESKRGLSRETAPAITAAKEPGGEPRPKRGEKETSLGDGAEPASKERHENNPRARSDFTQEKDGEGGARQSQRGRNSAGERRQRKSSPDLRLRDDAYTRDRFRAHANERLLHVSSRPALEPRSCEPSAAASLASLFQLQSVVSPLSKPAPAHPHPDSAFSSMHSSSPAGQAVCRSASFSPSLPLSHSPSPSLSASTQRFSSRSRCASLRPEAGADVSTPRRCAGDAAAAQRPSPPASRSVTTAEAEDIDETPASATRWKLSGLTNELHQSRPPPVVTLHARGPVSASHNRKRKGALAARNASTSLPRSSPQGKRASTLKPHPRNETPQTPSSAISCSLSLSETTSAARPLRIDARALKEATRPLAGRESAASETNLHSPDSRVKRLGFLFSACQTPRPARAAPGDPSAPRFPSLHDGIGPCDLGASPPEPSLPRLPGNSANVLLSRRPLPNAECGEAAVDAAATSLSLLASVSPREMPSFFAAAFPRIAGRATGEEGGKRVATPAGDGRDEAEEEAALASFCLVASEGERDKTHALDALNFAHCKLMPSTSQAGEAQQGMSQRREENATDTRREGGNKSKVCAEGEEPNRERWRGEEKQVLRRDEGDVWDTPNEKRFEQEKERTRARRHPLPLLISLSPRSRGTVKSEMRKWLSAKQKRRGEVPQRGNAKANQSENAERMPEAEEARKRELLELLDAETRDFTSNQLTQFYRDKLASFREERESCMEEVRKCRVVYTEVQSLREKLVSQDAELQLKREKAAEAERMLIEGRRLNLQLARQLDDLKSKRKAQLLVSVAEPAVEEVHLRPNEPPLRHFHFHTPSSSLSEPKKPTRSSPSLESPASGDEARDAPRRGGEAEEAAPPSRTQKGEEAKPRRNVSLSQQLPSPCAEARPSAEPAQTTRAMRQRVLGGGSAARAEEIRGSLRCPHERGRVVKVVYLPCEEVEPLVRRVRDLKERLQRQKENACVSFEAETA